One region of Paenibacillus polymyxa M1 genomic DNA includes:
- a CDS encoding pyridoxal phosphate-dependent aminotransferase, whose protein sequence is MTHFSIPSADVMKQLPTQFFATLVQNVNREIAAGHDVINLGQGNPDTPTPPHVVKALQESADNPLYHKYSPFRGYSFLKEAVVQRYQEDYGVTLDPESEVAILFGGKTGLVQLPQVLLNPGDLCLVPDPGYPDYWSGVALAKAEMSFLPLKEENRFLPDYEAIAEEDRRRAKLMFLNYPNNPTAATAPLSFYEDTVEFALRNGIVVASDFAYGAIGFDGERPVSFLQAEGAKDVGIEFYTLSKTYNMAGWRVGFALGNAKIISLINLLQDHIYVSLFGGIQAAAATALTSSQECVSQLVARYESRRNAFYDALGHIGWKAPRPSGSFFSWLPVPQGYSSASFADLLLREAKVAVAPGIGFGSGGEGYVRAGLLSSEARLTEAADRIGKLNLFG, encoded by the coding sequence ATGACTCATTTTTCTATTCCCTCTGCTGACGTCATGAAACAGTTACCCACTCAATTTTTTGCCACACTTGTACAAAATGTAAATCGTGAAATTGCAGCAGGGCATGATGTCATTAATCTCGGTCAGGGAAACCCAGACACTCCTACTCCACCCCATGTTGTAAAAGCTTTACAGGAATCAGCAGATAACCCGCTGTACCATAAATATTCACCTTTTCGCGGCTACAGCTTTCTCAAAGAAGCCGTTGTCCAGCGCTATCAGGAGGATTACGGTGTAACGCTTGACCCGGAAAGCGAGGTCGCCATCCTGTTTGGCGGGAAAACAGGCTTGGTTCAGCTACCGCAAGTTTTACTCAATCCGGGCGATCTGTGTCTCGTCCCTGATCCCGGATACCCGGATTACTGGTCTGGCGTAGCCTTGGCTAAAGCGGAAATGTCATTTCTCCCCTTAAAGGAAGAGAACCGTTTTCTGCCCGATTATGAGGCCATTGCCGAAGAAGATCGCCGCCGCGCCAAATTAATGTTTCTTAATTATCCGAACAATCCCACTGCGGCAACTGCCCCACTCTCCTTCTACGAGGATACGGTTGAATTTGCGTTACGTAACGGTATTGTGGTTGCCAGTGATTTTGCCTATGGCGCTATTGGATTCGATGGCGAACGGCCAGTGAGCTTCCTTCAGGCTGAGGGGGCTAAGGACGTGGGAATTGAGTTCTATACCTTGTCCAAAACATACAACATGGCCGGCTGGCGTGTTGGTTTCGCGCTCGGTAATGCCAAAATTATTTCACTGATTAATCTGCTGCAGGACCATATTTATGTAAGCCTGTTTGGCGGCATCCAGGCTGCAGCGGCGACAGCTCTGACGTCTTCGCAGGAGTGCGTAAGCCAGCTGGTGGCCCGCTATGAATCACGCCGTAACGCTTTTTATGATGCACTTGGGCATATAGGTTGGAAGGCGCCACGCCCAAGCGGCTCCTTCTTCAGTTGGTTACCTGTGCCGCAGGGCTATAGCTCGGCTTCTTTTGCCGATCTGCTACTGCGTGAAGCCAAGGTGGCTGTCGCTCCAGGGATCGGCTTTGGTAGCGGCGGCGAAGGGTATGTGCGGGCAGGGCTTCTGAGCTCAGAAGCCCGACTGACCGAGGCAGCTGATCGAATTGGCAAGCTAAACCTGTTTGGTTAA
- a CDS encoding carbon-nitrogen family hydrolase, with translation MTYQEAQPFGVALIQAHIEIGNPPENHSHIRSLMEQAVKAEQKPDLIVLPEMWNTGYALDRIHELADEEGTETRAWIAAFAATHQVNVVAGSIAEKKSDGHVYNTMLVFDRTGKEIASYSKIHLFRLMDEEKYLQPGEEKVVFALDGGIQAGASICYDIRFPELARSLALSGANLLIVPAEWPHPRLHHWRTLLTARAIENQMYVIACNRVGRSGDTDFFGHSLIIDPWGEMIAEGGEQEQILTGSIESALVQDVRGRIPVFEDRRPLLYDR, from the coding sequence TTGACGTATCAGGAAGCTCAGCCATTCGGTGTGGCACTTATACAAGCTCATATAGAGATAGGAAATCCCCCCGAAAACCACAGTCATATCCGATCTTTAATGGAACAAGCGGTGAAGGCCGAACAAAAGCCAGATCTGATTGTTCTACCGGAAATGTGGAATACGGGTTATGCCTTGGATCGCATTCATGAGCTGGCGGACGAAGAAGGGACGGAGACTCGGGCATGGATAGCAGCATTTGCCGCCACCCATCAAGTGAATGTAGTAGCAGGGTCAATCGCAGAGAAAAAAAGCGACGGTCATGTGTATAATACGATGCTCGTTTTTGACCGTACAGGCAAAGAGATAGCTTCGTACTCCAAAATTCATCTGTTCCGACTTATGGATGAAGAGAAATATTTACAGCCTGGCGAGGAAAAGGTTGTATTCGCACTGGATGGCGGGATTCAGGCTGGGGCGTCAATCTGCTACGATATCCGTTTTCCTGAACTGGCCCGCAGTCTGGCTCTGTCCGGCGCAAATTTGCTAATCGTACCCGCAGAATGGCCTCATCCCCGGCTTCATCACTGGCGTACCCTGCTGACCGCACGGGCTATTGAAAATCAGATGTATGTCATCGCTTGTAACCGGGTAGGTCGTAGCGGAGATACCGATTTCTTCGGGCATTCGCTCATCATAGATCCATGGGGAGAAATGATTGCCGAGGGCGGAGAGCAAGAGCAGATTCTCACAGGATCAATTGAATCAGCCTTGGTTCAGGACGTGCGTGGGCGTATTCCGGTGTTTGAAGATCGGCGTCCCCTGCTGTATGACCGATAG
- a CDS encoding flavin reductase family protein has protein sequence MISLNPDTLTERENYKLLTGSIIPRPVAFVTTLSSEGVLNGAPFSYFSIVAAEPPLLSVSVQRVDGVSKDTARNAMEHNAFVVHITDEDNVGAVNVTASRLAPEESEVALAGLTPIKSTKIAVPGVTEAKIRLECILEKVIPLGGKEDTPACDLLIGRVVQYHLSEEAYQNTYVIAKELRPVSRLAGNNYAKLGEQFTLERPQ, from the coding sequence ATGATTTCATTGAATCCTGACACACTTACAGAGCGTGAAAATTATAAGCTGTTGACCGGAAGTATTATCCCAAGGCCGGTAGCGTTTGTAACGACTTTGAGCAGCGAAGGCGTGCTGAATGGTGCTCCGTTCAGTTATTTTTCCATCGTTGCCGCCGAGCCGCCACTGCTGTCTGTATCCGTACAGCGTGTCGATGGAGTTTCCAAAGATACAGCACGTAATGCGATGGAGCATAATGCTTTTGTCGTACATATTACAGACGAAGACAATGTGGGGGCGGTGAATGTGACGGCTTCCCGTCTGGCGCCGGAGGAGAGTGAGGTTGCACTGGCAGGTCTTACCCCGATTAAGAGTACAAAAATCGCCGTTCCTGGTGTGACTGAAGCGAAAATACGGTTGGAATGTATTTTGGAGAAAGTGATACCGCTGGGAGGCAAGGAGGACACACCTGCCTGTGATCTATTAATTGGGCGTGTAGTGCAGTATCATTTGTCGGAGGAAGCGTACCAAAATACATATGTGATTGCCAAGGAGTTGCGTCCGGTGAGTCGGTTGGCTGGAAACAACTATGCGAAGCTAGGAGAGCAATTCACGCTGGAACGTCCCCAATAG
- a CDS encoding 2,3-diketo-5-methylthiopentyl-1-phosphate enolase, translating to MSYCLATYRIYDDKADFNQKAQSIAIGMTVGSWTELPQAKRDAMQKHLGSVQSVDIHDGGPGERYADLTIAYPDVNFSRDIPALLVTVFGKISMDGRIKLMKLGFSEAFLSAFSGPKFGISGLREQLGVYDRPLLMSIFKSVIGLNLEELREQFTRQALGGVDLIKDDEILFENALTPIEKRVEACIRAAEEAERETGKKLLYAANLTGPTSQLRAQALKAIDAGANALLFNVLAYGYDVLHELSSDPAVSVPIAAHPSLAGAAYPSPHYGISASVLLGQLMRLAGADLVLFPSPYGSVTMPREENMAIRDELITPDSPLKACMPVPSAGIHPGLVPLIVRDFGTDVVVNAGGGIHGHPLGTEAGGRAFVQAIEAVQQNVPLVQYARTHPELQSALDTWGGER from the coding sequence GTGAGCTATTGCCTGGCGACCTACCGAATATACGATGACAAAGCTGATTTTAACCAAAAGGCCCAATCTATTGCCATCGGCATGACGGTGGGCAGCTGGACTGAGCTCCCGCAGGCCAAGCGGGATGCGATGCAAAAACATCTCGGCTCTGTTCAATCTGTAGATATTCACGATGGAGGCCCCGGTGAGCGATACGCCGACTTGACGATTGCTTACCCGGATGTCAATTTCAGCCGAGACATTCCCGCATTGCTAGTTACAGTCTTCGGCAAAATTTCGATGGACGGCCGAATTAAGCTGATGAAGCTGGGGTTCTCGGAAGCATTCCTCTCTGCTTTTTCAGGACCGAAATTCGGTATCAGCGGCTTGCGCGAGCAGCTTGGCGTGTATGACCGGCCTCTGCTCATGAGCATTTTTAAATCCGTGATTGGGCTCAATTTGGAAGAACTGCGTGAACAGTTTACCCGTCAGGCTCTCGGCGGCGTCGATCTGATCAAGGACGACGAGATCTTATTTGAAAATGCGCTGACGCCGATTGAAAAACGTGTCGAAGCCTGTATCCGAGCTGCCGAAGAGGCTGAGCGTGAAACTGGTAAAAAGCTGCTGTATGCCGCTAATTTAACCGGTCCAACCTCGCAGCTCAGGGCGCAAGCCCTCAAAGCTATCGACGCAGGCGCGAACGCGTTACTGTTTAACGTACTGGCCTACGGTTATGATGTGCTGCATGAACTTAGCAGCGATCCTGCCGTTTCAGTACCGATTGCAGCCCATCCTTCATTAGCAGGTGCTGCTTACCCCTCGCCTCATTATGGTATTTCGGCGTCCGTCCTGCTTGGTCAGCTTATGCGGCTGGCTGGCGCTGATCTCGTCCTCTTCCCTTCTCCTTACGGTTCAGTGACGATGCCACGTGAGGAAAACATGGCGATCCGCGATGAGCTGATCACCCCTGATTCACCGCTGAAGGCCTGCATGCCTGTCCCTTCCGCAGGGATACACCCCGGCCTAGTGCCGCTCATTGTCCGCGATTTTGGTACCGATGTGGTGGTTAACGCTGGAGGCGGTATTCACGGACATCCGCTGGGTACGGAAGCTGGCGGACGCGCCTTTGTGCAAGCGATTGAAGCGGTCCAGCAAAATGTCCCGCTGGTACAATACGCCCGCACTCATCCCGAGCTGCAATCTGCGCTCGACACGTGGGGAGGCGAACGATGA
- the proB gene encoding glutamate 5-kinase — translation MKVVPRKHKLSSFAYKGWKFFCIKKSKIKEVDVLSTRIVIKIGSSSLTGVEGGLNREAIAYFAREISLLRAKGHEVLLVTSGAVAAGFREIGYPFRPKLLHEKQAAAAVGQALLMQAYEQAFKNFDLVIAQVLLTRSDFLSRKRMNNAGMTVEELLRQQVIPIFNENDTVSIDELKFGDNDMLSALVANLVKAQHLIIITDTDGVYTADPRKHPNAVRFERIEEITEEIYALAGGSGSAVGTGGMRSKIEAAKVATRGGVPVYVGRVSANGDLNAAVEGHGPGTYFDTHLSSLPMKKQWLGFMSTPLGSVHVDQGAEEALVHGGHSLLPVGVRRVEGSFHAGDVVEVLGPENKVLGRGIVNYDDEQLRMVQGLPSGEVVGKIGPIHRLEVIHRDEWITLCM, via the coding sequence ATGAAGGTGGTACCGCGGAAGCACAAACTTTCGTCCTTTGCATACAAAGGATGGAAGTTTTTTTGCATTAAAAAGAGTAAAATTAAGGAAGTGGACGTCTTGTCAACACGTATCGTCATTAAAATCGGTAGCAGCTCACTGACTGGAGTGGAAGGTGGCCTGAATCGGGAAGCCATCGCTTATTTTGCTAGGGAAATCAGCTTGCTTCGTGCAAAAGGCCATGAAGTGCTGCTGGTTACATCAGGCGCTGTAGCCGCCGGATTCCGAGAGATTGGGTATCCCTTTCGGCCCAAACTGCTGCATGAGAAGCAAGCGGCAGCTGCCGTCGGCCAAGCTCTTCTCATGCAAGCCTATGAGCAGGCTTTTAAAAATTTTGACCTCGTGATCGCGCAGGTTCTGCTCACCCGTAGTGACTTTTTAAGCCGCAAACGGATGAACAACGCCGGAATGACTGTAGAAGAATTGCTGCGCCAGCAGGTTATCCCGATTTTTAATGAAAATGACACCGTATCGATTGACGAATTAAAATTCGGCGATAACGATATGCTGTCTGCACTAGTTGCCAATCTGGTCAAAGCCCAGCATTTGATTATCATCACGGATACCGATGGTGTATATACGGCTGACCCGCGCAAGCATCCAAACGCCGTACGTTTTGAACGTATCGAGGAAATTACTGAAGAGATTTATGCATTAGCCGGAGGTTCTGGATCAGCAGTAGGGACTGGCGGCATGCGCTCCAAAATCGAGGCTGCCAAAGTTGCTACACGCGGCGGTGTGCCTGTATATGTCGGCCGAGTAAGCGCAAATGGTGATCTGAACGCAGCTGTCGAAGGACACGGACCGGGCACTTATTTTGATACCCACCTCTCTTCACTGCCGATGAAAAAACAATGGCTTGGATTTATGTCCACCCCTCTGGGCTCGGTGCATGTAGACCAAGGGGCCGAAGAAGCGTTGGTACACGGAGGACATAGTCTGCTTCCGGTTGGCGTACGGCGTGTCGAGGGCAGCTTTCATGCCGGAGATGTCGTTGAGGTACTGGGACCGGAAAACAAGGTGTTAGGACGAGGCATCGTCAATTATGATGATGAACAGCTTAGAATGGTACAAGGTTTACCTAGCGGCGAGGTTGTGGGCAAAATTGGTCCCATCCATCGGCTTGAGGTGATCCACAGGGATGAATGGATTACATTATGTATGTAG
- a CDS encoding helix-turn-helix domain-containing protein: MLKERIEFLCKKKNLSRKELVDGLVTPAHFANILADRYPLAEDLAEQIAERLGVQPSYLLRASAEDEETLATADKIFTELSKLANPATESYVDQLEDRNDSLVVELTTYLMKAVYFQQLNDPTAYDYLHQTYLNFYLEKFGRSDEVELPVPLKKAILFYKIQYFRSKNHYYDVLNNVTQLIRLVEEGTENWLNAQNIMMEACIQVKQFDQAKQVFEQTMRRVYDDRLFHRLTGLYVAYSGYCFAMGSVQEALLTLSMAEANLVYLENAADMLTTILNNRIIMLTSIGELDKALEEVVRFEALVSREREEMQQMMLPVTLIYRCEIAFARKNWGLLSQHLDQLRKTNLTTDQQMGLDFYESQLALAQGKQDAFWKHAQQCLPYFEALQHPARLEQLYETLAVVSEDSRRYKESSAYYRKLVYLLRKK, from the coding sequence ATGCTTAAGGAACGTATTGAATTTTTGTGTAAAAAGAAAAACCTATCCCGTAAAGAGTTGGTAGACGGATTGGTTACACCTGCACATTTTGCGAATATACTGGCTGATCGTTACCCGCTGGCCGAGGATCTGGCTGAGCAAATTGCTGAACGGCTAGGTGTACAACCTTCCTACCTATTGCGCGCATCAGCAGAAGATGAGGAGACGCTGGCTACAGCGGATAAGATTTTCACAGAGCTGTCCAAACTGGCTAATCCCGCTACGGAAAGCTATGTGGATCAGTTGGAGGATCGCAACGATTCGCTCGTGGTGGAATTGACGACTTATTTAATGAAGGCTGTTTATTTTCAACAGTTAAATGACCCAACGGCCTATGATTATTTGCATCAAACCTATTTGAATTTTTACTTGGAGAAGTTTGGTCGCTCGGATGAGGTGGAGCTGCCTGTACCGCTAAAAAAAGCAATTTTATTTTATAAAATTCAGTATTTCCGCTCTAAAAATCATTATTATGATGTACTAAATAATGTTACGCAGCTAATCCGTCTGGTGGAAGAAGGGACGGAAAACTGGCTCAATGCGCAAAACATTATGATGGAGGCCTGCATTCAGGTCAAGCAATTTGATCAGGCAAAGCAGGTATTTGAGCAGACGATGCGCAGAGTATATGATGATCGGCTTTTTCACCGTTTGACGGGTCTGTATGTGGCTTACAGCGGATATTGTTTTGCTATGGGTTCTGTACAGGAAGCACTGTTAACGTTGTCTATGGCGGAGGCCAATTTGGTCTATTTGGAAAATGCAGCAGATATGCTCACGACGATCCTGAACAATCGGATTATTATGCTGACGTCGATTGGCGAGCTGGATAAGGCCTTGGAGGAAGTGGTGCGTTTTGAAGCACTGGTGAGTCGGGAGCGAGAGGAAATGCAACAAATGATGCTGCCCGTTACGCTGATATATCGCTGCGAGATTGCGTTTGCCCGGAAAAACTGGGGGCTGCTCTCACAGCATCTGGATCAGCTGCGTAAAACTAATCTGACAACGGATCAGCAAATGGGGCTTGATTTTTATGAAAGCCAGCTTGCGCTTGCCCAGGGAAAACAGGATGCTTTTTGGAAGCATGCTCAGCAATGCTTGCCTTATTTTGAAGCCCTCCAGCATCCTGCGCGGCTTGAGCAACTATATGAAACGCTGGCTGTAGTGTCCGAGGACAGTCGTCGTTATAAAGAATCATCAGCCTATTATCGTAAACTGGTCTATCTTTTGCGTAAAAAATAG
- the proC gene encoding pyrroline-5-carboxylate reductase, translating into MCESQTKVLINEQITFFGAGSMAEAIIRGMTNRSVVKRGGITVINRSNQARLEELQQQYGVLFQTEDAAKTELLRHSPVIVLAMKPKDAAGALEQLGPLLSDEQLIISVIAGLSIRTMQTLLGRKQPIARTMPNTSSSIGLGATGISFSKEISESQRKNVLTMFESVGTVTVIEEEKMDVLTGISGSGPAYVYYLMEAMIAGGIRGGLTPEQAHELTVQTALGAARMVQQTGEEPSALRHKIMSPNGSTVAALETLDKGDFYETVIAAVQRCAERSREMGAVLKEGIE; encoded by the coding sequence ATGTGTGAATCACAAACAAAAGTTTTAATTAACGAGCAAATTACGTTTTTCGGGGCAGGTTCAATGGCTGAGGCTATTATTCGTGGGATGACGAATCGTTCTGTCGTCAAACGTGGCGGTATTACCGTCATCAACCGCAGTAATCAGGCTCGTCTTGAAGAACTTCAACAGCAATACGGAGTATTGTTCCAAACTGAAGATGCCGCCAAAACAGAACTGCTGCGTCATTCTCCAGTGATCGTGCTTGCCATGAAGCCTAAAGATGCTGCCGGAGCACTTGAACAGCTTGGTCCCCTCCTGTCAGATGAACAGCTGATCATTTCAGTCATCGCCGGATTGTCTATTCGTACCATGCAAACGTTGCTTGGTCGTAAGCAGCCAATCGCGCGGACGATGCCCAATACATCCAGCTCAATTGGACTGGGAGCCACAGGCATCAGCTTTTCCAAGGAGATCAGCGAAAGTCAACGTAAAAACGTGCTTACAATGTTCGAATCTGTAGGTACAGTCACGGTTATAGAAGAAGAGAAAATGGATGTATTGACCGGCATTTCCGGAAGCGGCCCTGCGTATGTCTACTACTTAATGGAAGCCATGATTGCTGGGGGAATCCGCGGTGGCTTGACTCCTGAACAAGCGCACGAACTAACAGTGCAAACTGCGCTTGGTGCAGCACGCATGGTGCAGCAAACCGGAGAGGAGCCTTCTGCCCTTCGTCACAAAATTATGTCTCCTAATGGTTCCACGGTAGCTGCATTGGAGACACTGGACAAAGGTGACTTCTACGAAACAGTGATTGCGGCGGTGCAGCGCTGCGCTGAACGATCCCGCGAGATGGGAGCTGTACTTAAGGAGGGAATTGAGTGA
- a CDS encoding glutamate-5-semialdehyde dehydrogenase has translation MSDLTTNTATTADNHFSEVRTKASLAKKSAGVMNRLTTAQKNEALLAMAEALVNHAEELIAANHNDLKRGRELGTSESLLDRLKLTEERIGAIAEGLRQIAALPDPVGDTLEQIERPNGLRIEKIRVPLGVIGIIYEARPNVTVDAAGLCLKTGNPVVLRGGSAALSSNRKIIEVLQQALDATAVPREALQLIEDSDRASVNEMLTLNGLLDVIIPRGGRSLIQNVVQNATVPVIETGAGVCHTFLDATANTEMAEAITLNAKVQRPSVCNSMETLLVHSDYAQAHLTGLAERFRDAGVELRGCVRTRELAPWAVPATEEDYGTEYNDYILNVKVVHNLDEVLEHIARYGTMHSECIVTENKAHADRFLQEVDAAAVYHNASTRFTDGFEFGFGAEIGISTQKLHARGPMGLPALTSTKYRVYGTGQIRE, from the coding sequence ATGAGTGATTTAACAACAAACACAGCAACAACAGCGGATAACCATTTCAGCGAAGTACGCACCAAAGCAAGTCTTGCGAAAAAAAGTGCCGGGGTTATGAACCGACTGACTACAGCACAAAAAAACGAGGCATTGCTTGCTATGGCAGAAGCTCTAGTGAACCATGCAGAAGAGCTGATTGCAGCAAACCATAATGACCTGAAACGTGGACGGGAACTGGGAACATCCGAATCACTGCTCGACCGCCTCAAGCTGACCGAGGAGCGAATCGGGGCTATTGCCGAAGGATTACGCCAGATTGCGGCGCTACCTGATCCAGTCGGCGACACGCTTGAGCAAATTGAACGTCCCAATGGTCTACGAATTGAAAAAATACGTGTACCGCTGGGTGTCATCGGTATCATATATGAAGCGCGTCCAAATGTAACCGTGGATGCAGCGGGCCTGTGCTTGAAAACAGGCAATCCGGTTGTACTGCGCGGTGGTTCGGCTGCTCTCTCCTCCAACCGCAAGATCATTGAAGTGCTTCAGCAGGCGCTAGACGCAACAGCCGTGCCACGCGAGGCGCTTCAACTCATTGAAGATTCAGATCGTGCCTCCGTCAATGAAATGCTCACCTTGAACGGCTTGCTGGATGTGATTATTCCACGCGGCGGGCGTTCACTCATTCAAAATGTTGTTCAGAATGCTACCGTGCCTGTCATCGAAACCGGGGCTGGCGTATGCCATACATTCTTGGACGCTACAGCAAATACAGAAATGGCCGAAGCGATTACACTCAATGCGAAGGTACAAAGACCGTCCGTGTGCAACTCGATGGAAACACTACTCGTACACTCGGATTATGCACAAGCACATTTAACAGGATTAGCTGAACGTTTTCGTGATGCCGGGGTTGAGCTGCGCGGCTGTGTAAGGACACGAGAACTGGCTCCTTGGGCTGTTCCTGCCACGGAAGAGGATTATGGTACCGAGTACAATGATTACATCTTAAACGTTAAAGTCGTACACAATTTGGACGAAGTACTGGAGCATATTGCCCGTTATGGTACGATGCATTCAGAGTGTATTGTCACTGAGAATAAAGCTCATGCCGATCGTTTTCTGCAAGAAGTGGACGCGGCAGCCGTGTACCACAATGCATCCACCCGCTTCACGGATGGCTTCGAGTTTGGATTTGGGGCGGAGATCGGAATCAGCACACAAAAATTACATGCCCGCGGCCCCATGGGATTGCCTGCCTTGACTTCAACCAAATACCGCGTGTACGGTACTGGACAAATCAGGGAATAA
- a CDS encoding methylthioribulose 1-phosphate dehydratase, protein MSFNLADISFEEKRRSLEELADVKELFASRNWFPGTSGNLSIRIGDFHPEQFYFAVTASGKDKTKRTPEDFLFVDQYGKAAEATNLKPSAETLIHCEIYRLTGCGAVFHVHTVFNNLISEYYGEQGFVPVQGIELIKAFNIWEENAAIQIPVLPNFADIASIAKLVPGVLNDQVPGILLRNHGIYAWGRDVFEAKKHLEAFEFLFETTYRSLLLKTSK, encoded by the coding sequence ATGAGTTTTAACTTGGCAGACATTTCATTCGAGGAAAAACGCCGTTCGTTGGAAGAACTCGCTGATGTCAAGGAGCTATTCGCCTCTCGTAACTGGTTCCCAGGCACAAGCGGCAATTTATCGATCCGAATCGGTGATTTTCATCCTGAACAATTTTATTTTGCAGTCACCGCTAGCGGCAAGGATAAGACCAAACGCACTCCTGAGGATTTTCTATTCGTAGACCAATACGGAAAAGCGGCAGAAGCCACAAACCTCAAGCCAAGTGCTGAAACGCTCATCCATTGCGAAATTTACCGCCTGACAGGCTGTGGAGCAGTTTTTCATGTGCATACCGTGTTTAACAACCTGATTTCCGAATATTACGGCGAGCAGGGCTTTGTACCTGTGCAAGGCATCGAGCTCATTAAGGCTTTTAACATTTGGGAGGAAAATGCCGCCATCCAGATTCCCGTGCTGCCAAATTTTGCTGATATCGCCTCGATTGCCAAGCTGGTACCAGGCGTGTTGAATGATCAAGTTCCAGGAATTTTATTGCGTAATCATGGCATTTATGCATGGGGTCGTGATGTGTTTGAAGCTAAAAAGCATTTAGAGGCGTTTGAATTTCTGTTTGAAACGACCTATCGCTCCCTACTACTAAAAACTTCGAAATGA
- a CDS encoding 2-hydroxy-3-keto-5-methylthiopentenyl-1-phosphate phosphatase — MSTAKKPVIFCDFDGTITNSDNIVAIMKHFKPAGYEPIMHQIVSGHMSIREGVDAMFALMSSELKEDIISYVLGQAGIREGFARFLDFVREQQIEFFVTSGGIDFFIDPLLEPFDIPQDHIFCNGADFSGAHIQITWPHPCNEPCKNDCGMCKTTVIRQYPPEQYERILIGDSLTDFEGAKIADLVYSRSHLTLKCQELGVPHVPFETFDDIIEDLKQKQEQGVL; from the coding sequence ATGAGCACTGCCAAGAAGCCTGTCATTTTTTGCGATTTTGACGGGACCATTACAAACAGCGATAATATTGTCGCTATTATGAAGCATTTTAAGCCTGCGGGCTATGAGCCCATCATGCATCAAATCGTGAGCGGACATATGTCCATTCGTGAAGGCGTAGATGCGATGTTCGCCCTGATGTCTTCAGAGCTTAAAGAAGACATTATCTCATATGTACTTGGACAAGCGGGTATACGTGAGGGCTTTGCACGCTTTTTGGACTTTGTACGAGAGCAGCAGATTGAATTTTTTGTTACTAGCGGGGGCATTGATTTTTTTATTGATCCATTGCTAGAACCGTTCGACATCCCGCAGGATCACATCTTTTGCAACGGAGCGGACTTTTCCGGGGCTCACATCCAGATCACGTGGCCGCATCCATGTAATGAGCCGTGTAAGAATGACTGCGGCATGTGCAAAACGACCGTCATTCGTCAATACCCTCCCGAGCAATACGAACGGATTTTGATTGGCGACAGTCTGACCGATTTTGAAGGTGCCAAAATTGCCGATCTTGTGTACTCCCGCTCGCATCTGACATTAAAGTGTCAAGAGCTTGGCGTACCGCATGTACCCTTTGAGACATTTGATGATATTATCGAGGATTTAAAGCAAAAACAGGAGCAGGGGGTACTGTAA